In Plasmodium coatneyi strain Hackeri chromosome 4, complete sequence, the genomic window AAATTTGACTTAAGTGTGACCAAGTGTACACCTTAGGAAGGAATTacccttcccatttttaccccttttttctgtgccTATCTTTTAAGCGTCTTTTTTAAGaccattttaattttttggggggttccCAATTTGGGTTGCTAATTGATAATTCCCACTGGGGGATGCACACCAGAGTGTCACAAGGAAGAGCCGCTTTCTTTGCCAATCGAGTTGTGTACAATCCCGGATAGTGAAGCATCTAAATATAGGTAGCGCAGAGGCCAAGCGGAAACCACCACATGCGCACCAACAGTTACAATAACTACACCACACAGAGACACATAAGAAAGCACCAAAATGACGGTCGAGTTTGTGGTAAACCTGGAAAATCACAAGAGAAGAATATGGAGCATCTGTTGGAGCCCTGATGGAAATTTCCTCGCGTCCGTAGGAGCAGACAAATATATAACCATATGGATTAAAACGAATaaagacaaaataaaaaagacaaGTGAAAGCAGTaaagtttggaaaaaatttaagatGTTTGGAGAAGGCACACACAAATCGGGTAGCATAAAATTTGACATATACGACATTATAGAAACAAATCACGAGAAATCGCTCCGGCACATTGAATTTTCTCGAGACGGAAGTTTCTTTGTTGTTGCGTCGTTTGACTCGAAGTGTtctatttataaaaaaaataataatgacaAATGGGTTTTTTACAAATCTTTGGAGGGGCACGAAAAGGAGGTGAAGTGTGCCTCAATTCATCCCACCAACAAGTACATAGTAACCTGCGGAAGGGACAAAAGCATATGGATACACGCCAAGACGGATGAAGTCAATCAGAAGGACGATGAGCAGGTTGGAAGCACGGCAAACGCGGAGGAAACACCCACAAACGGGGTGCAAAATGAGGAACAGGTAAAAGAGGATTCACAAAATGCCGCGCAAACGGATGCACAATGTAACAACCAGGGGGAAATTCAACCGAACACAGAATCGCAGAAGTCTAATAACCACTTGGACGTCGACTTCGACTTCAACTTTGACGCTTACCTAACGGGGCATTCCGAAGACATAAAGTTTGTCTCCTGGTGCCCTCTCAGCGAAAACACATTCATCTCCCTTTCGTATGATAActctttaaaaatttggaatAAACAGATAAGCGAGTGGAGTTGCATACAGACCTTGAATGAACACACATCTGTGGTGTGGTGTGTTGCCTTCAATTTTGACGGCTCTGAATTCGCTACCTGCTCAGATGACAAATCTATAAGAATatggaaaagtgaaaaaaaagtttggtACAATAAAAACAAGTACCCTTTTCTCTACGAACATGtagtaaaggaaggaaggaaattatCAAATGAAAGCTCCTTGTGTTCACTTATAAATAAACCGAATAGCACAATAGGGGATAGTGCCACTGGGGTGAAAAAGGTACTCGCCAATGATAGCCGCGGATATAGTAATCATAACAGTAAGAGCACTGCATATGGAAAAGGATCCAACGAGCGAAATTTTCTCGATAAAACAGCAAAACTGTTTCGAAAGATAAGGAAACCGATGACCCAAGGGGGGGGTGAGAAAGCCTCCGATGTTCCATCCAATTTTTCTATAATAGATTATTCAAAGGAGGACAAAGAGGTCAAGACGGCCTTGAAGGTAGTAGTGCAGAATAATTTTGTCCCACTCTATTTCGAGCATGGCCTTTTCAAATATGTTTACAAGTACTCAGAtatggaagggggaaaacaagGGGCATTTGCACCAGTGGAAGCATCGGCTGAGAAGAGAGAGGATAAAGGAGCCGACCCGGAAAAGGAATCCCCAAGCGGGGCACACCTCATCGCGAAAAACGAACCGGAAGATGCACCCCAAAATGAAACGAAAAACGAACTGAATGACCAACCGAAGGACCAACCGAAGGACGACGAGTGTATCTCCAAGGTTTCCAAAGATGGCGTCGATCAACCGAACACACAAGACGCAGATATGACCCacaaagaggaggagaacGAAGAGTCAAAATTGAGCAACGAGGAAAAGACTAACATACAAAGTGGATGCACCACCACGCAAGAGGAACAACAAACGAGTAACCCCGTTTCAGAAAACGTCTCCTCTGTGAACATAATTCCAAATCTCAgtgacaaagaaaaagacttAAACAATGTTTCGTTCGATGactggaaaataaaacacgTGATAGAAGGATACCACAAGAGAAGCATTAGCTACCTGGACTGGAATGCTTACGAGGATTTAATTGCAGCCTCTTCCTTTGACAACTctttgaaaatatttcagaaaaaaatggacacgtGGAATTTAATAGAGAATATCGAAAATGCTCATTTGAGTGATGTCAATTGTGTCGTGTGGTGCCCGCAGAAGTACCAGGACTATTTTTTGCTGGCCACCGCCGGAGATGACTGCGTCATTAACATATGGAAGTACACGAAGGGGTGAAGCAGAGCGCAGTAACCTCGACTAGGGGCGTACCCCAACTTATCGTGTTCCCGCTATGGTTCTTTCTACCCCGAACagatgacattttttttaacccacTTTAAGCCACCCTTGCGGCATCATAGTAGCCTTTTTTAAGCCCccctccccatttttatacCACTTCCCTGGCAGCTGCTTCGTGTcttaccattttttctttttttttttttgtccccccatttgggaaTCAACACGTGATAGCATCCTGCCAGCCACCCTGTCGCATATACACGCAAATTCGTAGGCAGACGCGCAGGAGCGCCCCGTGCCGAAGGCAACTTGTATCGGCCAACTTACCAATTGCGCTACTTTtaacacacacatttttatgtccaGTATGGCAAagttttgcttcttttttttttttttttttttttttttgtcacgtGAAATGTGGTCATTACTTGGAACAGCCGTGTGATTTGTGATCAGGTTTTTTACCCCATGTACGAACACATTAAAGTTTTTAATTTCGGTGGGTTTTCCCGTTCTTATGTCACCTTGATGGGTGTTTCATGGCCATTCAAATAAAGTAAGCATGGTCGAATGTGCGGCGCGGGGGGCGTAACACAGTAGCGTCAATTTCTGTGCAATGGGGAGGTGTAAATATAGGAGTGTTGCCTTCTCCCCCTATTCGCTTTAACGTTTGTAAAAAGGCTTGGAAGTTTGGGACTGCCCCTCTGATTATCTATCTCACCGGCAGAGGTATTAATGATCCATTCATGCAGATCTCTGTACCCCCCACAGGGAGTTTTGTTACACgctcaaatatttttctcatgTGTCCATTCACCCCTTTAAGAAGAAGCGGCGAGAAAATGGAATGGCTTCCCTACTATGTGCAATGTTTCCCCaggttgtactttttttttttttttttatttcacttttacGATCAGCCGCATGCGCGTGATGTTGCCAATTGCAGGTGTCTACAAAAGTGGGCAGTGTTATTCGCTTACAATTTCGCCACAAAATGGACATGCCAAGACGGTTTAAACTATATTCGTAACAAAATGACGCTCATTAGGAAACTCTCTCGTTCTTATGCCTGTGCTGTGTACATGTTTTCTGAGTACCCGCAGTGGGCTTAGCATGGGGTGTATTTTCTCTAATTAAAACCTTTGCAAGTCTTTTTTTGAGAGAATAAAGAAGATCAGCAACTGCATGCAATGTTCGCGcaagaggaaataaaaaaaagaagaaaaaaaacgacaggAACAATCAGAGTGAGCCAAATGATGCAAACGCTCGTTTTCCCCTTGAGAGGGCGAATCttcatgtgtacacattctCCGCCGCGTCAATTTTGCAttttgctgcttttttttttttttttttcaaagggaaaaaacccGGTTGGCAAGTGCGGCATGCTTAACAGCgcaaataatttaatttGCGGGCGCGCGCGCGAAAAGGAAATCGAAAGCGAAAGCTAAACCATTGTCTCACGCCTTCTACATTTTGCGACGTAAGCCAATTCGTGTCCACGTTGATAGCCATGCTCacgttttcgtttttttcttttttttcttaaataacGGAATGGACGAACCAGCAGCGCAAGTGCATGTGTACGTGaatgcaaaagggggaaatatcAAATCGGCGAAGGCAAGCGTACGCaaataaaggggaagagaaacGAGGACAAGTGGAACGGATGCAAGGAACCCCAGTGTCACAACAAATCCCTcgtatatgtaaaaaaaaaaaaaaaacacctgaCACAGGTTTCCTCTTATGGTCATCCAATATGGAAACAAAAATAGACAAGGAAGGTAACAAAATAtaagcgggaaaaaaaaaaaaaaaatgccctttCAGTGATGATCCTTTTTATAGAGGAAACATGACAAGTGGGCAAAAGCGCAAAAGGGAGAAACAAATATGCAGACGTGCAGATCGTTCTTCCACCCCAACAGACGCATACGTacatagtaataataataataagccATGTGTACTCACGTGCTTACATcgatatttcccctttttcagaCAGTCCCGGGAAAGACCCACAGGCGCTGCGGAAAAGATATAATTCGGAAAAGGATTTTAGCAGATCGTTCGAGGCGTACGAACGGGGAGAAACGAAATACGACGAAGAGGATAATCACACTGCTTCCCTACTTCATGGATActcatttaaaataaaaaaaaaaagtcctgttaaaaatgggaaaaactaTTTATGGTTAAAGATGAAGGACAAGGCAAGACGGAGATCCGAGTCGGAGTACCACAACTGCGTCCGCAGAAACAATTCAAGACTTACTTGCTTCGTGAAAAAGtacatgaaatatttttctgacctgaaaaggagaagctaCAAAACGAGTTCTTATGAAAACGACCCCAACACTAGCATCAGTTTCGGCAACCGTCTTGGCACGATTAGAAGCAACCCCAACTTTAGTGCTCATATGAAGAAAGGGCTCTCCAATGAGGGTAATTTCAAGTTCGAACCTGAGGATTCTCTATCAATGGGGCAAATACTTGGGGGGTCATTTCTGCACAAAGTGGTAGATTTGTTTGCAAGTCCATTTCGCTCTCTCCAGGAAGGTAGCCCCCCAAATAATAGCAACCATTGCCTCTGGAACGAAGTAACCCCCTTCCTGATTTTCAAAAACGCCTCCTCTGAAGAGGCATTTATGGACAAATTTTACGCCTCCCTTCCCTTCAAAATAATTGTATACTCAACGTTAATGATTTTAACCTCGTTggttaacttttttattttgcactttGGTGTGTTCAGTTTTGAGCATCCTGTGGGGAAAGCGGCAATATACATAAACGTGTGTAAATTACTcttggacattttttatttctccttttttgtcatttatatattttttttcagttcgaAT contains:
- a CDS encoding putative cytosolic iron-sulfur protein assembly protein CIAO1-like protein encodes the protein MTVEFVVNLENHKRRIWSICWSPDGNFLASVGADKYITIWIKTNKDKIKKTSESSKVWKKFKMFGEGTHKSGSIKFDIYDIIETNHEKSLRHIEFSRDGSFFVVASFDSKCSIYKKNNNDKWVFYKSLEGHEKEVKCASIHPTNKYIVTCGRDKSIWIHAKTDEVNQKDDEQVGSTANAEETPTNGVQNEEQVKEDSQNAAQTDAQCNNQGEIQPNTESQKSNNHLDVDFDFNFDAYLTGHSEDIKFVSWCPLSENTFISLSYDNSLKIWNKQISEWSCIQTLNEHTSVVWCVAFNFDGSEFATCSDDKSIRIWKSEKKVWYNKNKYPFLYEHVVKEGRKLSNESSLCSLINKPNSTIGDSATGVKKVLANDSRGYSNHNSKSTAYGKGSNERNFLDKTAKLFRKIRKPMTQGGGEKASDVPSNFSIIDYSKEDKEVKTALKVVVQNNFVPLYFEHGLFKYVYKYSDMEGGKQGAFAPVEASAEKREDKGADPEKESPSGAHLIAKNEPEDAPQNETKNELNDQPKDQPKDDECISKVSKDGVDQPNTQDADMTHKEEENEESKLSNEEKTNIQSGCTTTQEEQQTSNPVSENVSSVNIIPNLSDKEKDLNNVSFDDWKIKHVIEGYHKRSISYLDWNAYEDLIAASSFDNSLKIFQKKMDTWNLIENIENAHLSDVNCVVWCPQKYQDYFLLATAGDDCVINIWKYTKG